CCAAGACCACAACATGGTCACCGGTGTCAAACCCATCCATTTCAACCAATAACTGGTTCAAAGtattttctctttcatCATTTCCGCCCATTTTACCATTACCTCTTTCTTTACCAATagcatcaatttcatcGACGAAAATGATAGCCGGGGCCATCTCACGAGCagttttgaataaatcaCGAACTCTAGAAGCACCGACACCAACAAACATTTCCACGAACTCGGAACCGGAAACAGATAAGAAAGGAACACCTGCTTCACCAGCAGTCGCTTTTGCTAACAAGGTTTTACCGGTACCTGGGGAACCTGACAAGATGGCACCTCTTGGGATTTTGGCACCCAATTTTTCGTACTTCGTAGGATCTTGTAAAAACTTCACAAATTccataatttcttctttggatTCCTCACATCCAGCAACATccttaaatttaattttgacTTCAGCTTCCTGgttgaataatttggcTTTCGACTTTCCAACTTTGAAAATACCACCTGGCCCACCAGCACCTGCACCACCTTGGGAAGACGCTCTTTTTACAGTCATATACCATAAACCACCAATTAATAAAACGGTAGGCAAAATTGGCAAAATGTAATTCATCCACGATCCTCTTTCTTCATATGAGATAGGTAATCTTTCATCTATTGGGATCCCCAAActttcttgaatattacTCATTTCCTCTTCGAAAAATTCGACCGATCCGATGGTGAAAACTACAGCTGGGTGACCGCTGAAAGTCTGGAACGTTTGATCCGATACAGCCCCTTGAATTAACTGGGCCTCAACAGCAAACTTATTCACAACCGTCAACTTGGTAACTAAACCACGCTCAAGGTAGTTCGTCTTGAAGTCCTGGAACGATAACTCGTTTTCGTTTCGTTGGTTTGACGCAAGGAGAAATGTAAGGAAAagtgaaaagaaaaaaatccCTGCAAATGCACGAGCTAGCGACTTGTTATCGAGCTggtatattttgatattattagGATCTAGATTAGGGTTCTTTTTCTTGAGATTTTCTCTAATTTGGTCTCGAATATCTTTCTCGTCTTGATCCATatccttcttcttgttcttgcCCTGTTCCTTCTCTTCTGGTTTTGATTTCTCCTCATCTTTCTCTTTATTTCCTTCTTGATCCTGCTTTTTCTCTGGATCcttgttttctttgttcAATACCGCCCTTGAGCcatgaaataataatggctGATTGAAACTTGTAAATGTTCTCATTGGTATCGTCAGGCATCTCAAATGATTCAACGGCCTAATTCTTATCCCCGTTCTCATGATAGAACTTATCGCCGGGCCTCTCAAGACACGTATTGAGTTGGATACTATCATTTGAAAGGTCTACCGATCTATTTTATGCTAATAATCAATGAAAAGTGTGTTCTTCACCTCCAGTAAATGGCACTTTTCGCCTTCGTACTATAAATTCTCGAGTAATTGGATATGCGCACGTGACACTTTACACTAATAGTATAacaattattatcattaaccCTATATAAAGATACCCTATACCTAATTACATTCTACTGCTGACAAACTCGTCCCAGCTTGTCTCGCATATCTTCAAGAACTTTTCCTTATCCCTGGATAAATCGTCCTTGTAGTCAGAGGCCGCATCAGGGGATGAAAGGTTCTGGTTAAAGatcttgaaattgaatacgCTCTCGTTCATGATATTAATGGAGCCGAAAACTTGTTCCTTGGCTTCGTCCTTTGCGAATGCAGAGTTCTGTTCATCGTCGATATCGATAGCCGTACTTTCGACATCGTTGTTGTACTTCTCTTGcatttctttaatttcgtCTTCTGACACTGGCATTCTATCGTCGTCCACTTCGTCGTCACCATCCCTATCAGACGTATCAAATACTTCGCGTTGGGATGATAATGGCTGTGAGTGCAATGGGGCCGCTTTCGTGTAGTCCCCGTGGTAGACATCGGTCACTGTATTGGCATTCTTGGGTTGTTTGTGGTACACGGCCGTGGGATGGGCCATTCCAAAGCTAGCAACACCTCTCGGGTGGTGGAGGGGAAAATAACGGGCCGTGCTAGTATAGGGAGTCATTCTGACCCTCTGCATGCCCTGCATTCTCCCAGGATATCCAGTGTACGCGACCGGTTGTGGAAGCATGTACCGGTATCTTCTATTTGGCGCCTGGGCATACGGATGGGCATTCTGATGCTGCACCTGGATCTGATAGGGCACATATCTCTTGGGATACCCTCTGGATGCCATAGGAACCCTATTTTGCCTTATGGGTGCCGACTGGATCGTAGGGTTGGCTGACGGCCCAATGTTCATCTTCAACGGAGTAGGAATATTCCCTCTCTTCAATCTCTTAATACTGGTTGGTGTCGACAACTTGTCCATTTCATCTGGCAATGTGCTGCTTGATTCACTCACCACAACCGTTTCACTATCGTTTACCGCCATATTGTTACCGCTCTCAATGCTTGCACTACCACTATTGGAGTGTCTTGCTGCAATGAGATTTTTTTGTTGctgttcaattttttggGAAAGCTTAATCGTAGACTTCATCTCTTCATTCAATGCGGGCAATCCTGGACTCACGATTCGTAAAGCAAGGTCtgaatttttatcatcacTTAACTCCAATGAGGTAGGTCTGGGTTTATCATTCTTTCCAAGACTTAATTTGGGAGCAACTCCTATTCGACTTTGGGACATATTGGTATATCTGTATTTCCTCTGCTCACAATTACTACCGATATACCTACAAGTACTATGGCGATTAAGTCTAAGATAAGAAGATCATATAAGACACGACGAGATCGATATGTATTAGAAGTGTATGTTTCACCCTTAATCTCCTGTATATACCGCGTTTTTTGTCTAACTTGTTTCAGAACTGTTCCAGGCTTCAATTTATTGTGCTAGAGACTAATAAGACGTATATATGTGCTAGATATATAGAAGCAGTGTCGGAACACATTGCGTTCCTATGAAATACAAAACAAACCGGAAAAAAAACAGTAAAAGCTCAAACAAATTTAAAGTATGTACATATACATGTACGACATACATAAATACAGAGTACGCAGACGTAGGATGCATAGGGTACAGGGAAAGTAGAACTAAATTTGACTAGGTGAAGTTTTCCCATCCCTTAGGTCTTTGAAGGTTCTTGATCGTGTAGAATTTAGCAGTACACGAGTAACCCTTCCAGGTGAAATCCTCATCAGGATTACACACACATTTGTTCTTCAATCTGGTTTCCTTGGAGACCGGACAGTTATGGAATGG
The nucleotide sequence above comes from Debaryomyces hansenii CBS767 chromosome A complete sequence. Encoded proteins:
- a CDS encoding DEHA2D15664p (similar to uniprot|P39925 Saccharomyces cerevisiae YER017C AFG3 Component with Yta12p of the mitochondrial inner membrane m-AAA protease that mediates degradation of misfolded or unassembled proteins and is also required for correct assembly of mitochondrial enzyme complexes), with product MRTFTSFNQPLLFHGSRAVLNKENKDPEKKQDQEGNKEKDEEKSKPEEKEQGKNKKKDMDQDEKDIRDQIRENLKKKNPNLDPNNIKIYQLDNKSLARAFAGIFFFSLFLTFLLASNQRNENELSFQDFKTNYLERGLVTKLTVVNKFAVEAQLIQGAVSDQTFQTFSGHPAVVFTIGSVEFFEEEMSNIQESLGIPIDERLPISYEERGSWMNYILPILPTVLLIGGLWYMTVKRASSQGGAGAGGPGGIFKVGKSKAKLFNQEAEVKIKFKDVAGCEESKEEIMEFVKFLQDPTKYEKLGAKIPRGAILSGSPGTGKTLLAKATAGEAGVPFLSVSGSEFVEMFVGVGASRVRDLFKTAREMAPAIIFVDEIDAIGKERGNGKMGGNDERENTLNQLLVEMDGFDTGDHVVVLAGTNRPDVLDKALLRPGRFDRHISIDIPDVEGRKEIFKVHLSKLTLKCDEDIKATQKDVDFNKYQELKADAINNLAGRLSALTPGFAGADIANCCNEGALIAAREDALSVDTHHFEQAIERVVAGLEKKSRILSLEEKKTVAYHEAGHAICGWFLQFADPLVKVSIIPRGQGALGYAQYLPKDQYLVSKEQYKHRMIMTLGGRVSEELHFDTVTSGASDDFKKITQMAQSMVLKLGMSDSIGSIYYDTGDNEGGFKVHNNYSETTARLIDTEVRNFVDEAYEACHKLLTEKIELVDKVAEELFKKEVLTREDMIRLVGPRPFPERNDAFDKYIKGKDAFKGKPKNPNAEEKTDN
- a CDS encoding DEHA2D15686p (weakly similar to uniprot|Q03373 Saccharomyces cerevisiae YDR480W DIG2 Regulatory protein of unknown function pheromone-inducible involved in the regulation of mating-specific genes and the invasive growth pathway required for MAP-kinase imposed repression inhibits pheromone-responsive transcription) — encoded protein: MSQSRIGVAPKLSLGKNDKPRPTSLELSDDKNSDLALRIVSPGLPALNEEMKSTIKLSQKIEQQQKNLIAARHSNSGSASIESGNNMAVNDSETVVVSESSSTLPDEMDKLSTPTSIKRLKRGNIPTPLKMNIGPSANPTIQSAPIRQNRVPMASRGYPKRYVPYQIQVQHQNAHPYAQAPNRRYRYMLPQPVAYTGYPGRMQGMQRVRMTPYTSTARYFPLHHPRGVASFGMAHPTAVYHKQPKNANTVTDVYHGDYTKAAPLHSQPLSSQREVFDTSDRDGDDEVDDDRMPVSEDEIKEMQEKYNNDVESTAIDIDDEQNSAFAKDEAKEQVFGSINIMNESVFNFKIFNQNLSSPDAASDYKDDLSRDKEKFLKICETSWDEFVSSRM